The Rhodopirellula halodulae DNA segment TCATAATCCCCGGCAGCAAGGCGACGCTGATCAACAGCAACGCACCGTGGAAGATCGCCGACAACTTGGTCTTCGCTCCGGCACCTACGTTGACCGAACCTCGCACAATCACGGAAGTGACCGGCAATCCACCGATCAAACCACAAACCATGTTGCCGCAACCCTGCGCCACCAATTCACGGCTGGCGGGTGAATTTCGCTTGGCCTTGTCCAACTTGTCGACCGCTTCCAAGTTCAACAGTGTTTCCAGCGAAGCGACCACCGCGATGGTGATCGCACCGACGTAGATCGCGGGATCCAACGCGCGGGTGAAATCAGGCAGACGCAAGAAACCTAAGAACTCTGAAAAGCTTTGAGCGATCGGAATCTGAACCAAGTGAGATTCACCGACTTTCCAATCATCGCTCATGCCTTGAAAGCCCATGTTGATCAGCACGCCCATCACCACAACGACCAACGGAGCCGGCATCAGCGACTTCTTCAATGCGGGGATGCGATCCCAGACGACCAAGACCGCGATCGACAACAAACCGATGCACATGGCACCAAAATGGATTTCGCCGTCAAAAATGGTCAGCAACTCAGAGAACGTGTTCTTTTCATCCGGTTGCTGAAAAGACATCTCGCCCTCCGGGTCCGTGTCGTGACCAAACACGTGGGGGATCTGCTTCAAAATCAGAATCACCCCAATCGCAACCAACAACCCTTTGATCACGCTGGAGGGAAAGAAGGCAGACAGGGCACCACCGCGGGCGATGCCAAATCCAATTTGAATGATCCCCGCGATAAAGACCGCCAACAGGAATGCTTCAAAGGATCCCAGCGAAGCAATCTGGGCTGCCACAATCGCGGTCAAACCTGCTGCGGGACCGCTAACACTGGTATGAGAACCACTGACCGCGGCGACCACCAAGCCGCCGACGATCCCCGCCAACAACCCGGAGAACAGGTCCGCTCCCGATGCCAGGGCAATCCCCAGACACAACGGCAGGGCAACGAGAAAAACGACCAAGCCGGAAATCAAATCCCGAAGAATCGTGCTGGGTGAAAACAAGGAGGTGCTATCGGGTGAAGGAGCTTCTGCAGTCGACATGGGAATATCCTTGGCAATACGAATCAGTCGCAGTGCAAGTGAGTGATGATGAAAGAAGAAATCGAAGATTGCTCGAAAGGATGCATTCCGCTCGCGCCATCATGGAATCAATTCAACGAAAGCTGATTGACCGGGGATACCACAACACCGCGCGAGTGCTGCACGCTCGGAACGGAACATCGCCCAGGGCGCACGGGAACTTCAATTGGAAGCAATTCGAGTTTGAAGAGACAAACCGAGAACAAATCGTGAAGACAGACCGGTGGCCTAGCAGCGCATCGGTGCAAGCGATTCGTATTGGAAGCGGTGCCCACTGGGAAGCGGATGATCATCGGACGCGATCATCAACGCTCGCACCACCAGCGCCGCATGCGTTTCAGCTCGCAAACAACCGACCATCGTCAGACGGCCATTGGGCGAACGAAGCTTTCGCACACGCCGCTGCGAAGAACAGTGGACTCGTTCTTCGTTTTCTTCCGTTTCTGCTTGGCGGACGTTTCCCAGCACAGAACGGGAAACGACCGAGGTGACTCCGAACCCTGGCAACGCCAATAGCAACAACATGATGAGAGACATCATGCGTTGGCTGCGGCCATGCGACATTGGTTGGAAGAAAATATTCAAAGCTCTCGAATCTCAATCCGAATGGACGATTCAGTGACGGAGACCACACGCGAAACGGCGTTTTTTTGATTCTAATGGTCAGCGATCGACCGGCAAAGACGATTCCGACTCAACTTCCGGTTGCGGGAGGATCGACATACCGACGTACTGAATGGTTCCATCGGTCGAGATTTCTCGCAAATGCAGCACAATTTGGTCGATTTGCAACGCCGCACCGATCTGAATGTGATCTTCGTGAAGTTTGCTTCGCACCAGTTCCTCGAGCGTCATTTCACCGTTGTCGGACAATCGCAAGTCGTAAAACTGCTCCAACTCCGCCACGCGAATGGAACCTCGCAGCGGAAACTCCAACTCCGTTGGCAATTGCTCCGGCTGAGATCGACGCGGAGCAAACACTCGGTCCACCGCACTACGAATGCTGGGCCGCAACACAACCACCACGTGATCACCGGGCTGCAGCATGGAACGTCCTTGGGGCAGAACCGTTTGTTCCTCGCGAACGATCAATGCGATCACAACGCCTTCGGGAAGTGCCAAATCCTTGATCATGCAACCGGCCGCGCGAGTTCCCTCTTCGATGTAGTAATCGACGATGTCGCCGTCCACCGTTTGCAAGGAACTGATTTCCAAAGTCACCGGTGGCGGTTGATTGGCGGGCACTTCCAATCGCAGCGTCTTCGCCACGGCGGGCAACGTCCACCCTTGCACCAGCGCCGACACCAACACGACAAAGAACACGGTGTCGAAGATTACCGACGCGGCCGGAAGCCCCGCGAGCATGGGAAACGTCGCGAGCGTGATCGGGACGGCTCCCTTCAATCCCACCCAAGACAAAAACGTTAGCTCACGAACCGAGAACCGAAACGGAATTCCGCACAAAAACACAGCCACCGGACGAGCGATGAAGATCAACACGGAAGCGATCAACAACGCCGGAACGGCCACTTCCATCAATCGACTTGGGAACGAAAGAATCCCAAGCGCGGTGAACATCAAAATCTGACACATCCACGCCAAAGCATCGTGGAAAAGCAAAATGCCCCGGTGAAAGACCGGACGTCTGTTCCCGATCACCACACCGGTCAAATAGACCGCCAAGAAACCACTGCCGCCCAGCTCCGCCGCCATCCCGAACGAAAACAATCCCAACGCGGTGGCCATCACGGGATAGAGTCCCGCAGCCTCCAAGCGAATGTGCTGCAGCACCCAAGCACCCGCCCAACCCACCGCCAATCCCATCGCGGTACCGACGACGGCTTGATTGAGAAACAAAACCACCAATCCAAAGCCAAACGGTGTTTGCTGAGTCAGCACCTCGATCAAACCGACCGTCAGAAAAATCGCCATCGGATCGTTCGATCCACTTTCGACTTCCAACGTGTTTGCCAATCGCGGCCGGATGTGGACACCGCCGCCTCGCAAGACGGAAAACACAACGGACGCATCGGTGGACCCAACGATGCTGCCCAGCAGCAATCCCTGCATCCAACTCAGTCCCAAGATCCACGACGCCGCCACGCCTGTGATGGCGGCGGTGACCACCACCCCGACGGTCGCCAGCATCGAAGCCGGTTTCCAGGCCGATCGAAACGCGGAATAGGGCGTGCCGATGCCGCCATTGAAAAGGATCAAACACAACGCCGTCGTCGCGAAACCATGTGCCAGCGTGTAGTCCTCGAACTCGATGCCACCAATGCCTTCTGAACCGGCCAACATGCCGATGGCCAGAAAGACCACCAAGACCGGCACGCCCATTCGCGCCGAAAACTTGTTCGACGCGATTCCCAGCAGGAGCAAGCTTCCCGCAATCAGAATGAGAGTGTCGATGGTGAACATGAAATTCGCGACTCGAAGAACAAAGAAGGATCCAACCGTTCGTTGACGCTCATCATGACGTTGGCACGGGGTTGCGTTCCAGGCCACCAACGGAAAAAGGCCTCGTCCGTTTTACGGCGACGAGACCTTCAGAGAGTTCAGTGCGGGACCCACCGCAGGCGCGGCCGGAAAAGGTGGTTTAGGCAGCCTCGGATGACACCTGAGTTTCGACCGCTTCCTGATCCTTTTTCGCGAATCGCCGAAGCAGCACATAGAACACCGGCGTCAGGAACAAACCAAACAAGGTTACGCCCAACATCCCGCTGAACACCGCGGTGCCCAACACGCGACGCATCTCAAATCCGGCCCCCGTCGCAACCAGCAATGGCACCACACCCAAGATGAACGAGAACGCGGTCATCAAGATCGGACGCAAACGCAGACGACATGCGGCGACCGCAGCATCAAAGCGATTCTTGCCCGCGTCCTCTTCGGCCTTGGCAAACTCGACGATCAAAATCGCGTTCTTACACGCCAATCCGATCAAAACGATGAAGCCGATCTGCGTCAAAACATTGTTGTCCATGCCACGCATCCAGACACCGGTCAGTGCGAACAGCAAACACAAGGGAACAATCAGAATGATTGCCAGTGGCAGCAGCCAGCTTTCGTACTGCGCCGCAAGAGCCAAGAACACGAACAGCACGGCCAATGGGAACAGGAACACAATCGTGTTGCCAGCTTGCTTTTCCTGGAACGCGATCTCGGTCCATTCATAACCGAATCCCGGCGGCAAATTCTTGCTCGCCAATTGTTCCATGGTCGCCAACGACTGCCCAGTGCTGAATCCTGGCACCGTGGTGCCATTCAAGTCCGCCGCCGGAAACAAATTGAATCGCACAATTCGGTCTGGCCCGGCGGTCTGCTTCACATTCACAACGGAACCCAACGCCACCGAAGCCCCGCGATCGCTTCGGGTTCGAATACGAGTGATGTCGGTCGCATCGTCCCGGAACATCGGTTCGGCTTGGGCGGTGACTCGGTACGTCCGCCCCAGGAAGTTAAAATCGTTGATGTAAACCGATCCCAGGTAAACCTGCAAAGCCTCAAACACTCGGTTGACAGGGATGTCCAACATCTGAGCCTTCGTTCGGTCAACGTCGGCATACACCTGCGGCACGTTCATTCGAAGGTTGGTGAAGACCTGCATCAGTCCGGGTTGTTGGTTCGCTTCCGCTAACATGCTTTGGGCAACCTCGTTCAGCGCATCCATCCCCGCTCCACTGCGGTCCTGGACATACATTTTGAATCCGCCACCACGACCGATCCCGCGGATCGGTGGCGGGGGGATGATCAAAATCTGGGCTTCGTTGATCGACGCAACCTCGCGCCGCATGTCTGCGACGATTTCGTTGACGCCTCGATCACGTGCGGCACGTTCTTTCGCGTCTTCCAATGGCAAAAACGTCACCGCGGCGTTGGGTTTGATCGTGAACGTTGCCCCGGACAATCCCGCGATCCCAACCGCGTGTGCCACGCCGTCGATCTGCTGACCGATTTCGGCGACCTCGCGAACAACACGGTCCGTTCGCGCGAGCGAAGCACCATCGGGTAGGTTGATCGCAACAATCACGTACCCTTGGTCTTGATCCGGAATGAACCCGGTCGGCACCATCCCAAAACTGAAACCCGTCGCCACGAGCAAAGCAACATAAAGCACGACCGAGAAACCGGCCTTCTTCACCAAGCGACCAATCACGGAAGCATAAATATTGCTGGTGACATCGAACGTGCGATTGAACAAACGGAAGAACCATCCGAATAGCAAATCAACGATTCGTCCGATCCAGTTCTTCGGCGCATCTTTGGGACGCAACAACAACGCGCACAGTGCGGGACTGAGCGTCAGCGAAACGAACGTGGAGATCGCGGTGGAGATCGAAATCGTCAGGGCAAACTGCTGATAGAACTGACCGCTGATCCCCGGAACGAACACCGTGGGAACAAACACGGCAATCAACACCAACGTGGTTGCCACCAATGCAGAACCAACTTCGTCCATCGCCTTGTGAGTCGCCTCTCGGGCCGAATAGCCTTCCGCGATCAAACGTTCGACGTTCTCGACCACCACAATCGCGTCATCCACCACGATCCCGATGGCGAGCACCAGCCCAAACAATGACAACGTGTTCAGCGTGACACCCAAGAACTGCATCACCGCGAACGTTCCCACCAGCGAAATCGGAATCGCGATCACCGGGATGATCGTGGGCCGCCAACCGTGCAGGAACAAGAACACCGTCAGCACCACAAAAATCGTGGTGATGAAGAGTGTTTCAAACACCTCCGCGATCGAATCTTCCACGTAGTCCGTCGGGTTGTATGCGATCTCGTAACCGAGCCCTTGCGGGAAGTCGGCTTCCAACTCTCGCATCACCCGTTTGACTTCGTCGGCTGTGTCGACGGCGTTGGTGCCAGGCCGCTGGTAGACCAAAACGGCAATGGCCGATTTGCCATCCAAGTAACTTTGACGCGAATAGTCTTGAGCACCCAACTCAATCCGCGCGACATCTCGCAAACGAGTGATCCGTCCGTCCTCGCCGCGTTTGACGATGATGTCACTGAACTCGTCTTCACGGATCAATCGACCTTGAGTGGTCACGTTCAATTGAAAGTCACCAACCTCGTCCGTGGGTGGCTGACCGATGACACCGGCTGCGACCTGCATGTTCTGCGCACGAATCGCCTCGACGACCTCACCGGCGGTGAGATCCACGTGGGTCATCTTTTCGATGTCCAACCAGATTCGCATTGCGTATTCGTTGCCACCAGCGATCCGGATTTCACCGACACCGTCCAAACGCATCAATGCGTCGCGCACACGTAAGAATGCGTAGTTGCTGATGTAGAGGTTGTCCCGACTTCCATCAGGCGAGTTCAGGTGAACCACCATCAGCATGTCAGGAATCTGTTTGGTGGTGGTCACACCAATTTGGCGGACCTGTTCGGGCAAACGTGACTCCGCAATCGCGACTCGGTTTTGCACCAGCACCTGGGCGTCATCCAAATCGGTGCCCAGCTTGAACGTCACCGTCAATTGCATGGTGCCATCGGAACTCGATGATGACTCCATGTACAACATGTCATCGACGCCGTTCATCTCTTGTTCGATCGGCGTGGCGACGGTATCCGCAATCACTTCCGGCGTCGCACCGGGATAGCTTGCTCGCACCAAAACCGTGGGCGGTGCCACGTTGGGATACTGCGAAACGGGCAACGTGAAATAGACGATCCCCCCGACCAAAACGATCAGAAAGGACAGCACCGACGCGAAAATTGGTCGTTCAATAAAGAAGTGTGGAAACTTCATGACGGCACCTCCGGACTGCGTGCCTCATTCATGCGATCCGCGACGGGCACTTCGGCGGGTGCGGGGGAAATCCATTCCTCTTTTGGGACGGGTTTGTACTCATCCGGCAGCCCGTCTTCGACCACTTCGATGGTGCCGTCTTTGACATTGACCTCCGCGTCAACGCGAGCTTGCATCAAACCTTCGATGACAAGACTCTCGGTGCCATCGAGTCCTTCACGAATGACACGAAGACCATCAATGATCGGTCCGGTCTCTACACTGCGTCGCTGGATCTTTCCATCGACGACAACATAGACATATTGCGAAGACTGGTCGGTCCCGATCGCGGAATCCGGAATCAAAACCGCGTCGTGGGCTGCACTGCCGGGAATCCGCACGCGAGCGAACATGCCGGGAAACAGCATTTGGTCTTCATTGGCAAACACCGCTCGAGCACGCATGCTGGCGGTGTTCGCATCGAAGCTGTTGTCGACGAAGTCCATATGGCCATGGTGAGGAAATCCTTGTTCGTCAACCAACCCCAAGAACACTGGGTTCTTCGCCACGCGAGAGCTTTCACGTTCACCGGATCGAGCCAAACGCTCGTACTTCAAAACGTCTTGTTCGGTCGCATCAAACACGGCATAGATGGGCTGGACCGACGTGATCGTTGTCAGCAACGACGAGGTTGAACTGCCGCCGGCGATCAAGTTGCCTTCGGTCACGTACTTGCGACTGATGCGTCCGGTGATCGGTGCGCGAATCCGGGTGTATTGCAAATTCAGTTTTGCAGTTTCGACACCCGCGCGAGCCACCTCAATCTCCGCTTCCGCCGTCGCAATCGCCGACTCCGCCGAGTTCAGGCTGGCTTTCACACCTTCGATGTCCGCCTTGGCTTTCAAGAACTCCGCTTCGCGATCATCCAACTCGTCTTGCGAAGACGCATTCTGTTGAACCAACCGCTGCACACGGCGATAGCGAACTTGGGCCAGATTCAACTGGGCCTCGGACTGCAACAGATTCGCTTTGGCGACTTCGGTCAACGCCTTCGCTTGCTGCAATTGTGACTCAGATTGCTGAAGCTTCGCTTGAGCCGCACTCAGCTCGGCTTCAAACGGCCGTGGGTCGATGATGAATAGCAAGTCGTCTTTGTCGACGATCTGTCCTTCATCGAAGTGGACCGATTGCAGGTAGCCGCTCACGCGAGCTCGCACCTCGACCAAGTCGACCGCTTCCAATCGACCGGTGAAGGCATCCCATTCCACGATTTTCTTGGTCACCGGCTTGGCGGTGGTGACCGTCGCGGGAGGCATTTCAGGTGGCCCACTGGCGTTGGGATTGCATCCGGCAACCATTACTAAGGTCGCTGAGATCAAAGCCCCGGCGGTCAGTGCCGAGGCGTTCCGACGCCTGAGCGGCATCTTCAAATCGTTCCAAATCATGTTGCATTCTCAGGTTGGTTGGCTGGTTCGGAGTTTCCACCGAAGAAAAGTCGATCGAGTGCGAAACGACCTGGGCCTAGCAAAGCAATTGAGGCGTAGACCAAGAGGTAGACGATGGCGAGTTCTTTCTTCTGCCAAGGATCGTCCGCGTGCACGACAAAGGCGGCGACCACCATCGTGAACGCCAAAGGCAAAGCGGCCAAACGGGTGAACAAACCCGCGATCAACAACAAAGAGCATCCCACTTCGGATGCGATCGCCATGATCAAACTGGTTTGGTGCCCCATCCCCAACGGATCGGGAAAACCTTCTGACATCTCGCTGAAGCCCTTCACTTTCGCGATGCCGTGCACCAGCATCAAAACGCTGATCCCCACGCGAAGCAGAAGCAATCCGATCGACATTGGCAACGGCGCTTCCTCGCGTGAAGCGTGAGAGGACTCTGTGGGATGTGACATG contains these protein-coding regions:
- a CDS encoding efflux RND transporter permease subunit; this translates as MKFPHFFIERPIFASVLSFLIVLVGGIVYFTLPVSQYPNVAPPTVLVRASYPGATPEVIADTVATPIEQEMNGVDDMLYMESSSSSDGTMQLTVTFKLGTDLDDAQVLVQNRVAIAESRLPEQVRQIGVTTTKQIPDMLMVVHLNSPDGSRDNLYISNYAFLRVRDALMRLDGVGEIRIAGGNEYAMRIWLDIEKMTHVDLTAGEVVEAIRAQNMQVAAGVIGQPPTDEVGDFQLNVTTQGRLIREDEFSDIIVKRGEDGRITRLRDVARIELGAQDYSRQSYLDGKSAIAVLVYQRPGTNAVDTADEVKRVMRELEADFPQGLGYEIAYNPTDYVEDSIAEVFETLFITTIFVVLTVFLFLHGWRPTIIPVIAIPISLVGTFAVMQFLGVTLNTLSLFGLVLAIGIVVDDAIVVVENVERLIAEGYSAREATHKAMDEVGSALVATTLVLIAVFVPTVFVPGISGQFYQQFALTISISTAISTFVSLTLSPALCALLLRPKDAPKNWIGRIVDLLFGWFFRLFNRTFDVTSNIYASVIGRLVKKAGFSVVLYVALLVATGFSFGMVPTGFIPDQDQGYVIVAINLPDGASLARTDRVVREVAEIGQQIDGVAHAVGIAGLSGATFTIKPNAAVTFLPLEDAKERAARDRGVNEIVADMRREVASINEAQILIIPPPPIRGIGRGGGFKMYVQDRSGAGMDALNEVAQSMLAEANQQPGLMQVFTNLRMNVPQVYADVDRTKAQMLDIPVNRVFEALQVYLGSVYINDFNFLGRTYRVTAQAEPMFRDDATDITRIRTRSDRGASVALGSVVNVKQTAGPDRIVRFNLFPAADLNGTTVPGFSTGQSLATMEQLASKNLPPGFGYEWTEIAFQEKQAGNTIVFLFPLAVLFVFLALAAQYESWLLPLAIILIVPLCLLFALTGVWMRGMDNNVLTQIGFIVLIGLACKNAILIVEFAKAEEDAGKNRFDAAVAACRLRLRPILMTAFSFILGVVPLLVATGAGFEMRRVLGTAVFSGMLGVTLFGLFLTPVFYVLLRRFAKKDQEAVETQVSSEAA
- a CDS encoding DoxX family protein, producing the protein MSHPTESSHASREEAPLPMSIGLLLLRVGISVLMLVHGIAKVKGFSEMSEGFPDPLGMGHQTSLIMAIASEVGCSLLLIAGLFTRLAALPLAFTMVVAAFVVHADDPWQKKELAIVYLLVYASIALLGPGRFALDRLFFGGNSEPANQPENAT
- a CDS encoding potassium/proton antiporter codes for the protein MFTIDTLILIAGSLLLLGIASNKFSARMGVPVLVVFLAIGMLAGSEGIGGIEFEDYTLAHGFATTALCLILFNGGIGTPYSAFRSAWKPASMLATVGVVVTAAITGVAASWILGLSWMQGLLLGSIVGSTDASVVFSVLRGGGVHIRPRLANTLEVESGSNDPMAIFLTVGLIEVLTQQTPFGFGLVVLFLNQAVVGTAMGLAVGWAGAWVLQHIRLEAAGLYPVMATALGLFSFGMAAELGGSGFLAVYLTGVVIGNRRPVFHRGILLFHDALAWMCQILMFTALGILSFPSRLMEVAVPALLIASVLIFIARPVAVFLCGIPFRFSVRELTFLSWVGLKGAVPITLATFPMLAGLPAASVIFDTVFFVVLVSALVQGWTLPAVAKTLRLEVPANQPPPVTLEISSLQTVDGDIVDYYIEEGTRAAGCMIKDLALPEGVVIALIVREEQTVLPQGRSMLQPGDHVVVVLRPSIRSAVDRVFAPRRSQPEQLPTELEFPLRGSIRVAELEQFYDLRLSDNGEMTLEELVRSKLHEDHIQIGAALQIDQIVLHLREISTDGTIQYVGMSILPQPEVESESSLPVDR
- a CDS encoding efflux RND transporter periplasmic adaptor subunit — translated: MIWNDLKMPLRRRNASALTAGALISATLVMVAGCNPNASGPPEMPPATVTTAKPVTKKIVEWDAFTGRLEAVDLVEVRARVSGYLQSVHFDEGQIVDKDDLLFIIDPRPFEAELSAAQAKLQQSESQLQQAKALTEVAKANLLQSEAQLNLAQVRYRRVQRLVQQNASSQDELDDREAEFLKAKADIEGVKASLNSAESAIATAEAEIEVARAGVETAKLNLQYTRIRAPITGRISRKYVTEGNLIAGGSSTSSLLTTITSVQPIYAVFDATEQDVLKYERLARSGERESSRVAKNPVFLGLVDEQGFPHHGHMDFVDNSFDANTASMRARAVFANEDQMLFPGMFARVRIPGSAAHDAVLIPDSAIGTDQSSQYVYVVVDGKIQRRSVETGPIIDGLRVIREGLDGTESLVIEGLMQARVDAEVNVKDGTIEVVEDGLPDEYKPVPKEEWISPAPAEVPVADRMNEARSPEVPS